The following is a genomic window from Episyrphus balteatus chromosome 1, idEpiBalt1.1, whole genome shotgun sequence.
tcacatagttttttttttgttgtcaaaaatccaataaaagGGTATAAATTATAtagttttaagttaaaataaaataaatcttaaattaaaaaaataaaaaaattaattttaaatttttttagtttacgATGAATCTCCACGCGAAGTGATGAATGTAATAAGCAGCATTAGTCAAATATTAAATGGTTTATCTGATCCACTTTATGattcaaaaatcataaaaacaccATCATACACTCGTAAAGAGTTTCCCGATAATTggatttttgacaattttaagatgtaaatacttttttttttcaaacattttcatttttggttTGATACTAATATCcagtttgaataaaatttgttttttggtttataaacTACATGCACCCATGGGAATAAAAAATAACGCAAGCTTTATgtttacttttggtatatttaatcataGTATAGTTGAAATAACCAgaaaatagttaaatatacctgaaacaaagttaaatataccaaaagtaaagtTATTCTTATGTTATTTTCGCTCTCTGTGTCAATGAGAATTTatgacatttttataaaaacaaaaatgttacaaaatattcaaggtttttacttttttggcacATAAAAATATGCATGTAAGTCATTGAAATTGAACAGAACAACGGGTTATTTTAATGTGTGcactaatttcaaaattttctaaaaaatatttttatacaaaactcatgataaaaccaataaattttgtttcgttttttgtagggttaccaaaaaaacaacaactgtaGTCAATATGACAATCGACGGTAGTAAACTTTAACAGTGAAATTGTCATATTGACTACAAAAATAGTCAATTTTGGAATTCGAAATATGGTTTTCATATTGAATACCACATTGGTCAATATTACAACAATTGACtatcgaaaattttaatattgacTTTCGCGGTTAATGTCTAAAATTATGCATTGATTAGTacacttaaaattattttaaaagcagCGATTCTTCAGGGTGGCTGTTTAGTTAAAATTAGCAACTTCATCTTTACTTTGcaatttacaattttataaTATGATGATATTagagaaaaatcaattgataaaTCGTCTTTAAGGTTTaagaatcataaaaataaaaacaaaataattagtttttgaaacatttgaTGGTTTGAAAACATGAATCGTTTTCAGAtcgataaatatttttgaaaaacaataaactgttttaagatcattaaatttttaaatgaacgaTTAATCATTTGTAAATTgttaaattgtttgaaaaaacgTTAAATCATGTTTAGAACGATAGATCGTTTAAGGAGCgttaaatagttttgaaaaaccaTAAATACACTTTAGAAGATTTAAtcatttaagaattaatttaaCGTTCTTAGAAAATACGAAACCATAAGAGACAGATAGATCGTTAAGTCGTTTTAGGCATCGTTTTAAAATCGATAAGTTGTATTTATAACTTaaaatcgttttacaaaattaaatcatttgaaGAACGATAAATCGTTTTTAGATCGTTTGTTCCTTACATGAgttgatattttcaaaacgatttcATGATGAAGAAACGATTTATTGGTATCtaataaatcgttttttttgtaaagaactAACAATCTTTTATAGAACgttaaaatgttttgagaacgatgattgaaaaatatttgaatttgctTCAAATTGCTTTAGGAACTATTAATAAGTTTTACAAAGTTAAATcattaaaagaattatttttaacgtTTTTAAAGCGTTAAATCGTTTTAAAAACCATTGTATTAAGAACCATGCATCATTTAGTTATTTTAAGGaagataaaaagtttaaaaaccgATAAATTGTCTGAAGaactttaaatcaattttaggAAGTTAATTCATTTTAAGAACGATAAatcgttttttattatttatttttattattttattcattaacatAACATAATTTAAAGAACGATAAAtgctaaaaagttttttagaacCATAAAACTTGTTTAGAACgatgaatttattgtttttagaacgaaaaatcgtttttaatcGATAAATCGTTTTTAGAACGAGAAATCGTTTTTATAACGAGAAATCGTTTTTAATCGATTGTTTTTAATCAATCGTTTCCAGAacgaaaaatcgtttttaataGATAAATCGTTTTTAGAACGAGAAATCGTTTTTAATCGATTGTAATCAATTGTTTTTAGAacgaaaaatcgtttttaatcGATAATTCGTATTTAGAacgaaaaatcgtttttaatcgattgtttttaatcaattttttttttttttaacaaaaagacttttttaaatCGATAAATCGTAAAGTATAAATAGGTTTTAGAATGATAAAAtgttcataattatttttttaagttgaatctagttcaaagaaaattaatttcaattctaAAAGAAAATGATGTCAAAACATCTCTCTTCGTTTCGCAGCTAGATATGGTCCCGGTGGAGGCGCAGGAGGGGGTCTGAAAAGAGTTCGCaatatttttctcgaaacatgGATTTGggattttatagaaaattattagaaatttcttgcaaaaaaaaaaaccattaaaaagcacttccttttttgttcatattattcacaACATTCTAGATCCTTGGCAGTAGTagaatataagaaaataataatcacaaaataaaaaataaaactggtataATATACTTTCTAATAAGTTTCAGCACTCATCGCACTTTGGGTTGCTGTTTTAGAATATTctaaaactaacaaaaatttGGATTTAATTGTATGTATCTATATGTATAAATTATTGCATCTCACTAACTGATAAAGCCTTTTTACTTACTAACTCACATAAgcatgaacttttttttggggTTTCCTATGCTAATAACTACAACTTTTCATTTAACtccaaaaatgttccaaaatcACTTTCTAATGTACCAATTTTTTCGTATGAAACAGTACTGACGGAAATGGCATTACTTTGAGCAAAAAAGTTCCCGATACTATTACATCCTGGGTTCTAACTGGATTCTCATTGAATCCTGAAACTGGTTTAGCTATTACCGATGAAGCAACAAAAATGAAAGTCTTCCAACCTTTCTTCATTTCCACCAATCTTCCATATTCAGTTAAAAGGGGTAAGTCAGAAATGTCAGAAATCTGTCAAAAACGCCTCTAAAACCCTAACTTTTTGTGACTTTAGGTGAAGTTATTGCAATTCCTGTTGTAATTTTCAACTATTTGGACAAAAATCTTGACGCTGAAATAACTATGGACAATTCCGATCATGAATACTCATTTGCTGAAGCTACCAATGAAGTTACCGAATCTGCTAGTGACGATGTTAAACGTACCAAGACTCTTTCCGTTCCATCAAATAGCGGACAAAGTGTATCATTTATGATTCGTACCAACAAAGTTGGACCATTAAGTTTGAAAATTAGTGCAATTTCTCCAATTGCTGGCGATGCTATTCAACAAACTCTTAAAGTTGAACCTGAAGGTGTTACTAAATACGTTAACAAAGCTGTTTTTATGAATTTGGGTGATGAAAAAGAGAAATCAGCTAAGGTTGATGTTGATATTCCTGAAAATGCTGTTGAAGATTCGGAATATGTTGAACTTTCGGTTGTTGGAGATTTGCTAGGACCAACTATTAAAAATTTGGACAAATTAATTCGTATGCCATATGGATGTGGTGAACAGAATATGGTTAATTTTGTACCAAATATTTTAGTACTTAAATATTTGACAGtaagttttaaagaaatatttctatGATTTTTTGGTTGAGAAGGTtactttttcactattttttttcttaggctACTAAACAACTTACTCCAGCAGTTGAAGAAAAGGCTAAGAAATTCTTAGAAATCGGTTATCAACGTGAATTACAATACAAACATGACGATGGTTCTTACAGTGCCTTTGGCAAATCGGACAAAAGTGGTAGCACTTGGTTGACAGCCTATGTTGTCAAATCTTTCCATCAAGCTATTCCATTCACTGATATTGATCCTAAAATTATCGAAGCTGGTTTGAAATTCTTGGCTGATAATCAGTTGCCAAGTGGTGAATTCCCAGAAGTTGGCAAGGTTATTGATAGTTCTCACAGTGGTGGATCAATTGGTCTAAGTGCTTATGTTTTATTGGCTTTCTTGGAAAATGTTGAATCAGCTGATCAGTATAAGGATGTTATTGAAAAGGGTTCGTCATTTTTGGAGAAGGAATTGGCTTCGTCGGATGATCAATATTCATTGTCAATTGCTGCTCAAGCTTTCTTGTTGGGCAAACGCCCAGAATCTGCTAAGAAGGTTTTGGCTAAGCTTGATAGTTTGGCTAAGAATgatggtaagtttttttttactccatTTCATCAAGTTTCGATTTTATCAaggtttttgtgttttaaggtGATCGTAAATGGTGGTCAAAGACTGTTGTTTCTGACAAATCTTGGTATGGACCACGTTCGGTAGATGCTGAAATGACTTCTTATGTTCTATTGGCAAAGCTTAAGGAAGGAAATGCTGAGGAAGTCTTGCCAATTGTTAGATGGTTGATATCACAGCGTAATAGTAATGGAGGATTTGCATCTACACAAGATACTGTTATTGGACTTGAAGCTTTGACTAAATTTGCTGAAAAGAGCGGTTCTGGTACTGGAAAAATGACAATTGCTTACGATGCTGGAGAAAAAAATACTGGAGAAATCGCTGTTAATCCTGAGAATTCATTGATTTTACAAACACATGTGGTACGTAAAGACAACCTTGTGGTATCCCATAAAGTTTTTAACGTTTATCTCTTTATTAAAGCTACCAAAAACGGTTAAAGAAGTCGCTTTGAATGCTAAGGGTACTGGTTCATGTTTGGCTCAAGTATCATACCGTTACAATATTGCTGACAAAGATAACCAACCTCGTTTTGGAGTAATGCCAGTTGTAAAGAGTTCAGAAAATGATCAAATGGTTTTGGTTGTATGTACTGATTTTAAGCCTTTGGATGGTGAAAAAGAGTCTAACATGGCTGTGATGGAAGTTTCATTGCCATCAGGTTATACAGCTAATACTGATAGTTTTGATAAGATCAAGGAAGTTGAAGGAGTTAAGGtaagaaatatacatttttcaaaagctttCTTAGAAATTCTAACTAATTTGTTCTAAATTTTTAGCGTGTTGATTCCAAGAACTCTGATTCAGCTTTAGATATTTATTTCGACAAAGTAACACCTGAACAAACTTGTGTTTCAATTGATGCCATTAAATCACATGCTGTTGCTAAACAAAAGCCTGCACCAGTTAGTGTTTATGATTATTATGATAACAATAAGCGTAACACTGAGTATTATGAAGTTGCATCATCATTGTGTGATATTTGCCAAGGCGATGACTGTGGAGCTGGCTGTGCGAAAAAGAATTAGGATACAAAAATTATTcctaaaaaaacctaaaaacatCTTTATTAAgttgtaaaattttacaaaaataaattcttttgtgCCTAAGATTAATTATTTTGAGGTTaggtttaaaatattaaacttttttgtaatttgatcttaattattttttttatactacctTACCTATTATGTAACGGATActtaaaattttacataaacgaaataagaatataaataaaaaacgaaacaaaaatgaattggttggtttttttttactgaaggATTTGGAAATTTCGAAACCATTACTTAAAAGTTAATGAAAATTCATGAAATGAGACTTtagtactttttttattttggtagaCAGCACTGGTGTAAAAagcctttagaaaaaaaaagttgctaaATGTGAAAAAgcattaggacttcacgaagtagAAAGTTCGACTTCGTTGACTTAAAATTCTTCATTGAAGATCCGACGTTATGACATAAAAAATCTTCATAATGAATTATGACTTCAAAAAGAAGAAAGTACGACTTCgtgaaattaaaattctttattgAAGATGCGACGTTGTGAAATAAAAAGACTTCAAAACGGATGAGGACTtcagtcttcataatgaatgaggacttcaaaAAGAGAAAGTGCGACTTCATGAAGTTAAAattcttcattgaagatgcaACGTCATGAAATAAAAAGCCTTCATTATATATGTTAGAGGACTTCACGAAGAAGAAAGTGCGACTTCGTGGAATTAAAattcttcattgaagatgcgactttatgaaaaaagaagTCTTTATaatgaatgaggacttcacgaagaaGAAAGTGCGACTTCGTGGAATTAAAattcttcattgaagatgcgactttatgaaaaaagaagTCTTTATaatgaatgaggacttcacgaagaaGAAAGTGCGACTTCGTGgaattaaaattctttattgAAGATGCGACGTTGTGAAATAAAAAGACTTCAaaacgaatgaggacttcagtcttcataatgaatgaggacttcaaaAAGAGAAAGTGCGACTTCATGAAGTTAAAattcttcattgaagatgcaACGTCATGAAataaaaagccttcatgataTATGTTAGAGGACTTCACGAAGAAGAAAGTGCGACTTCGTGGAATTAAAattcttcattgaagatgcgaggttatgaaataaaaagtcttcataacgaataagGACTTCAAAAAGAAGAAAGTGCGACTTCGtgatgttaaaatttttcattgaagatgcgactttatgaaaaaagaagTCTTTATAATtaatgaggacttcacgaagaaGAAAGTGCGACTTCGTgaaattaaaattcttcattgaagatgcgaggttatgaaataaaaagtcttcataacgaataagGACTTCAAAAAGAAGAAAGTGCGACTTCGtgatgttaaaatttttcattgaagatgcgactttatgaaaaaagaagTCTTTATAATtaatgaggacttcacgaagaaGAAAGTGCGACTTCGTGGAATTAAAattcttcattgaagatgcgactttatgaaaaaagaagTCTTTATaatgaatgaggacttcacgaagaaGAAAGTGCGACTTCGTGGAATTAAAattcttcattgaagatgcgactttatgaaaaaagaagTCTTTATAATGAATAATGACTTCAAAAAGAAGAAAGTACGACTTCgtgaaattaaaattctttattgAAGATGCGAAGTTATGAAATAATAAATCTTCAtaacgaatgaggacttcaaaaaagagaaagtgcgacttcatgaagttaaaattcttcattgaagatgcaACGTCATGAAataaaaagccttcatgataTATGTTAGAGGACTTCACGAAGAAGAAAGTGCGACTTCGTGGAATTAAAattcttcattgaagatgcgaggttatgaaataaaaagtcttcataacgaataagGACTTCAAAAAGAAGAAAGTGCGACCTCGTGAAGTTAAAattcttcattgaagatgcgatGTTATGACATACAAAATCTTCATGATGAATGATGACTTCAAAAAGAAGAAAGTACGACTTCgtgaaattaaaattctttattgAAGATGCGACGTtgtgaaataaaaagtcttcattatgaatgaggacttcaaaaaaagaaacttcGACCTCGTGAACTTAAAattcttcattgaagatgcgaggttatgaaataaaaagtcttcataacgaataagGACTTCAAAAAGAAGAAAGTGCGACTTCGtgatgttaaaatttttcattgaagatgcgactttatgaaaaaagaagTCTTTATAATTAAAGAGGACTTCACGAAGAAGAAAGTGCGACTTCGTGGAATTAAAattcttcattgaagatgcgactttatgaaaaaagaagTCTTTATAATtaatgaggacttcacgaagaaGAAAGTACGACTTCGTGgaattaaaattctttattgAAGATGCGACGTTGTGAAATAAAAAGACTTCAaaacgaatgaggacttcagtcttcataatgaattaggacttcaaaaGAAGAAAGTGCGACTTCGTGGAATTAAAattcttcattgaagatgcgactttatgaaaaaagaagTCTTTATAatgaatgaggacttcaaaAAGAAGAAAGTGCGGCTTCGTgaaattaaaattcttcattAGATAtgcgactttatgaaaaaagaagTCTTTATaatgaatgaggacttcacgaagaaGAAAGTGCGGCTTCGTAGAATTAAAattcttcattgaagatgcgactttatgaaaaaagaactctttataatgaataatgacttcaaaaagaagaaagtacgatttcgtgaaattaaaattctttattgAAGATGCGAAGTTATGAAATAATAAATCTTCAtaacgaatgaggacttcaaaaaaaaagaaacttcgaCCTCGTGAAGTTAAAattcttcattgaagatgcgatGTTATGACATACAAAATCTTCATGATGAATGATGACTTCAAAAAGAAGAAAGTACGACTTCgtgaaattaaaattctttattgAAGATGCGACGTtgtgaaataaaaagtcttcattatgaatgaggacttcaaaaaaagaaacttcGACCTCGTGAACTTAAAattcttcattgaagatgcgaggttatgaaataaaaagtcttcataatgaatgaggacttcaaaaagaaaaagttcGACTCCGTAAAGTTAAAattcttcattgaagatgcgaatttatgaaattgaagtcttcataatgaatgatgacttaaaaagaagaaaaaatcctTCATAgcgaatgaggacttcaaaaAGAAGAAAGAGTGACTTCGTGAAGTTACATAAAATTCTTCATTGAAGAGGGAACGCTATAAAATataaagtcttcataacgaatgaggacttcaaaaAGAAGAAAGTGCGACTTCGtgatgttaaaatttttcattgaagatgcgactttatgaaaaaagaagTCTTTATAATTAAAGAGGACTTCACGAAGAAGAAAGTGCGACTTCGTGGAATTAAAattcttcattgaagatgcgactttatgaaaaaagaagTCTTTATAATtaatgaggacttcacgaagaaGAAAGTACGACTTCGTGgaattaaaattctttattgAAGATGCGACGTTGTGAAATAAAAAGACTTCAaaacgaatgaggacttcagtcttcataatgaattaggacttcaaaaGAAGAAAGTGCGACTTCGTGGAATTAAAattcttcattgaagatgcgactttatgaaaaaagaagTCTTTATAatgaatgaggacttcaaaAAGAAGAAAGTGCGGCTTCGTgaaattaaaattcttcattAGATAtgcgactttatgaaaaaagaagTCTTTATaatgaatgaggacttcacgaagaaGAAAGTGCGGCTTCGTAGAATTAAAattcttcattgaagatgcgactttatgaaaaaagaactctttataatgaataatgacttcaaaaagaagaaagtacgatttcgtgaaattaaaattctttattgAAGATGCGAAGTTATGAAATAATAAATCTTCAtaacgaatgaggacttcaaaaaaaaagaaacttcgaCCTCGTGAAGTTAAAattcttcattgaagatgcgatGTTATGACATACAAAATCTTCATGATGAATGATGACTTCAAAAAGAAGAAAGTACGACTTCgtgaaattaaaattctttattgAAGATGCGACGTtgtgaaataaaaagtcttcattatgaatgaggacttcaaaaaaagaaacttcGACCTCGTGAACTTAAAattcttcattgaagatgcgaggttatgaaataaaaagtcttcataatgaatgaggacttcaaaaagaaaaagttcGACTCCGTAAAGTTAAAattcttcattgaagatgcgaatttatgaaattgaagtcttcataatgaatgatgacttaaaaagaagaaaaaatcctTCATAgcgaatgaggacttcaaaaAGAAGAAAGAGTGACTTCGTGAAGTTACATAAAATTCTTCATTGAAGAGGGAACGCTATAAAATataaagtcttcataacgaatgaggacttcaaaaAGGAGAAAGTGCGACTTTTTGAAgttaaaagtcttcattgaagatgcgagTTTATGAAATCAATAGTCATCATCCagtatttttcctttttttagatagaaacgaaaaaaactcaTTAAAGTAGACAAAAAACCACGGAAACTGATCTAATAAAATTACCAAACAACAAGACTGCCAAAGGCAAGACACCAAATGAAGGTGTGGCATCACCGATCGGTCATCTTGTGTGATCTACTGTATGACACTGGCACTGAcaatgataatgataataaaGCCGCATCAACATAAATTGATCTCGCCAAAGCACATGTTGTATGTTCTTATTCCAATTATCCACACTTGAGACTGAAGACACACACACATCTAACTGACTGATGACACTGGGGACATCTTGATTCATGGACCAATATGCAAGATCATTTCAGACATCTTTTGAACTAAACTAGATCAGATCTTTCAGTTTCATCGCAGTTGTGGCCAGTACAACTGCTCGAATAAGCTTCCTCAAAAAAAGAACATCGGAAGCTAAAAACGGGGCTGAAGTGTTTGTTTTGTGTAAATTTAATTgagaagaagcaaaaaaaaaagtcaagatcATTGACACACAGAACTTTTTTGATTGGATTATCCATTCGGTGCAAGTATATCAAACTGAAGATGCACTTTAATATGATGACGCGTTTTTGTATGATCAGCATTATTTGCGTCTTGCAAATTGCTATCACATCAGTCAAGTGCAGCGGGTGAGTTAAGaatcaattaaatcaagattgtttttaattaatgaatgaaatattttaaatgatatctcttttttcttcgttatttttttgacatttctgaaTAGAATCTCTGTTTTGAGTCTTTGTTTTGATATAATATATAATCTCCGGATGTTATCGGGTATTAAATTACAGTCTTAGAAActtgtatggtttttttttcgataagttTTCTCttgtttagttgaaaaaaaaaatgtaggtatttgaTACTTTCTTGACCGGAAGCTCAAGAGATCAGACAGAAAAAACAATAAGCACATCACTTAGGGTAAATATTTTAGTTCCCCGAGCCTCCtcttaaataattgttttgatcATGAAAGTGGATTGTCTAGTTATCATTTGTTTTTGAGGAAGTATGATGGAAAGTTCAAgtgtttgtatattttgagttctattgattttaaaagattcaatttgtatacatatttttgcaaatgcaaatgcaagttgacattttttgaaacaaaaatacagtTTTAGATGATCCgacttttaaaacaataaaaaagtttgaaaaatgcAAGACAATctgaaacttaattttaaagtaTTGTGAAATTGAATATAGGGGGTGACTTTTGAAGTTATCTTTGGAGAGATAATTTCAAACGTTGAACTTATTTCTTTCTGCAATATACTTTGATCAATACAAGgagatttaataaattaattgcaTTAATTATAACATGGGTCAAGTGCACTGTGACCCATTAATCTATACGTATGATTTATGATTTATGgaataaatttttcattatacactagaaatgtgaacggaaaAATAAATCTGGATTTTGTACTTAAATATGATAGCTGAATGTATCTCGTCaaagaaaaatggtttaaaaaagaccaaaaataCTAGGTTTTGAAAGTCCGTATTTTATCCAAATTTAGCCGTATTCAAGTTTTGTGACctttatgttgaaagataaagtatcttcctttctcctttacatgttcaatatctataaatgctcaaatgctaaaaacagacgatttattcaaaacataaaaaaattcgtttttttctcttttttgaatagtttttcttaagttttttacaatatatttcaatttgaaatttttttaaaaggaaacaTATCGATAAGAAAtctaattatctacaaaaaattacttaatacaaattttaaaattcggcttgctttccaagttatagacaaaaattcaGCTTTCAGGCGCGATTTCCGAGTCCTTGAGGTCAaagtattttagaaaaaaatagtgggattgtGTGTCCGTTTTGGCTATAAACCAGTGTAATCAGCGATATTTGGGATGTAAGAGAAGGAAAGCAATGGTTCTCAGCTATGGACTTGATTAGTGGCAACTATTCCTATGCCACGCTCCAGTTTCTTTCTGTGGT
Proteins encoded in this region:
- the LOC129907878 gene encoding CD109 antigen isoform X30 gives rise to the protein MSRLLAIGLCILQIAILVQCNGLYTIVAPGTLRSKSDYHVSVSVHDAPSACKIKVGLSGPEFDKSETVEVPPKSSKVIMFQVPKLKDGDYNLTAEGLSGIEFKNTTKLNFAAEQVSIYVQTDKATYKPGDKVQYRVLVLDKNTRPAKIDGPVKISINDGARNLIKQLNDVELTKGVYSGELQLSEFPVLGSWNIEVSADGTTETKNFEVDKYVLPKFEVMVEAPKDVAIADGKFSVTVRSKYTFGKPVKGSAVVSVKPSYYSYGDNNEQPTAEKTVKIDGKGRVEFDISKDLKLDKERYTPPLTILAIVEEELTGLKQNSTGTVNLHREKYQIEGIDTPYTYYPGKPVTIKLVVKNLDGSPVQDTKNPVTLTVSPPDYWYRHPIPIEMVAASSSSDGETPTTTIPPPPKSQNYTAILDKNGMAEIEISLPDDKSSTYYSVKANYLDSNSYITSLSKFEKVDTPIDESLKLTVQTKNPALGKDVSIKVQNGKPIPYFVYTIVGRGDIVQSELIEVPENRNYHVFKITPTFQMIPQAKIFIHYVTGTDFNYAEETINFAKDFQNSISIEAPIETKPGADVEIKVNTDPNSYVGLLGVDQSVLLLKSGNDLKKDQIFQDMSRFDSSTPWSFGYGQYPGTQAGVVTMTNANHVFHQNYFLEYAGVAPMLYMESVAYAMEDDYSPSRRSVKIRKEFPESWIVQDFINTDGNGITLSKKVPDTITSWVLTGFSLNPETGLAITDEATKMKVFQPFFISTNLPYSVKRGEVIAIPVVIFNYLDKNLDAEITMDNSDHEYSFAEATNEVTESASDDVKRTKTLSVPSNSGQSVSFMIRTNKVGPLSLKISAISPIAGDAIQQTLKVEPEGVTKYVNKAVFMNLGDEKEKSAKVDVDIPENAVEDSEYVELSVVGDLLGPTIKNLDKLIRMPYGCGEQNMVNFVPNILVLKYLTATKQLTPAVEEKAKKFLEIGYQRELQYKHDDGSYSAFGKSDKSGSTWLTAYVVKSFHQAIPFTDIDPKIIEAGLKFLADNQLPSGEFPEVGKVIDSSHSGGSIGLSAYVLLAFLENVESADQYKDVIEKGSSFLEKELASSDDQYSLSIAAQAFLLGKRPESAKKVLAKLDSLAKNDGDRKWWSKTVVSDKSWYGPRSVDAEMTSYVLLAKLKEGNAEEVLPIVRWLISQRNSNGGFASTQDTVIGLEALTKFAEKSGSGTGKMTIAYDAGEKNTGEIAVNPENSLILQTHVLPKTVKEVALNAKGTGSCLAQVSYRYNIADKDNQPRFGVMPVVKSSENDQMVLVVCTDFKPLDGEKESNMAVMEVSLPSGYTANTDSFDKIKEVEGVKRVDSKNSDSALDIYFDKVTPEQTCVSIDAIKSHAVAKQKPAPVSVYDYYDNNKRNTEYYEVASSLCDICQGDDCGAGCAKKN
- the LOC129907878 gene encoding CD109 antigen isoform X18; the encoded protein is MSRLLAIGLCILQIAILVQCNGLYTIVAPGTLRSKSDYHVSVSVHDAPSACKIKVGLSGPEFDKSETVEVPPKSSKVIMFQVPKLKDGDYNLTAEGLSGIEFKNTTKLNFAAEQVSIYVQTDKATYKPGDKVQYRVLVLDKNTRPAKIDGPVKISINDGARNLIKQLNDVELTKGVYSGELQLSEFPVLGSWNIEVSADGTTETKNFEVDKYVLPKFEVMVEAPKDVAIADGKFSVTVRSKYTFGKPVKGSAVVSVKPSYYSYGDNNEQPTAEKTVKIDGKGRVEFDISKDLKLDKERYTPPLTILAIVEEELTGLKQNSTGTVNLHREKYQIEGIDTPYTYYPGKPVTIKLVVKNLDGSPVQDTKNPVTLTVSPPDYWYRHPIPIEMVAASSSSDGETPTTTIPPPPKSQNYTAILDKNGMAEIEISLPDDKSSTYYSVKANYLDSNSYITSLSKFEKVDTPIDESLKLTVQTKNPALGKDVSIKVQNGKPIPYFVYTIVGRGDIVQSELIEVPENRNYHVFKITPTFQMIPQAKIFIHYVTGTDFNYAEETINFAKDFQNSISIEAPIETKPGADVEIKVNTDPNSYVGLLGVDQSVLLLKSGNDLKKDQIFQDMSRFDSSTPWSFGYGQYPGTQAGVVTMTNANHVFHQILPVAVYYSFVGTRPPMFYSTTIPLTTTITKLAGPSTSYVQTVPEVRKNFIETWIWTDKNTDGNGITLSKKVPDTITSWVLTGFSLNPETGLAITDEATKMKVFQPFFISTNLPYSVKRGEVIAIPVVIFNYLDKNLDAEITMDNSDHEYSFAEATNEVTESASDDVKRTKTLSVPSNSGQSVSFMIRTNKVGPLSLKISAISPIAGDAIQQTLKVEPEGVTKYVNKAVFMNLGDEKEKSAKVDVDIPENAVEDSEYVELSVVGDLLGPTIKNLDKLIRMPYGCGEQNMVNFVPNILVLKYLTATKQLTPAVEEKAKKFLEIGYQRELQYKHDDGSYSAFGKSDKSGSTWLTAYVVKSFHQAIPFTDIDPKIIEAGLKFLADNQLPSGEFPEVGKVIDSSHSGGSIGLSAYVLLAFLENVESADQYKDVIEKGSSFLEKELASSDDQYSLSIAAQAFLLGKRPESAKKVLAKLDSLAKNDGDRKWWSKTVVSDKSWYGPRSVDAEMTSYVLLAKLKEGNAEEVLPIVRWLISQRNSNGGFASTQDTVIGLEALTKFAEKSGSGTGKMTIAYDAGEKNTGEIAVNPENSLILQTHVLPKTVKEVALNAKGTGSCLAQVSYRYNIADKDNQPRFGVMPVVKSSENDQMVLVVCTDFKPLDGEKESNMAVMEVSLPSGYTANTDSFDKIKEVEGVKRVDSKNSDSALDIYFDKVTPEQTCVSIDAIKSHAVAKQKPAPVSVYDYYDNNKRNTEYYEVASSLCDICQGDDCGAGCAKKN